A genomic region of Micromonospora sp. NBRC 110009 contains the following coding sequences:
- a CDS encoding multicopper oxidase domain-containing protein translates to MSAWRLVEDGPAAEPGPVDTRRERPRTGARRILVVAAVVLLTLVGAGGFAAARTGMFAERPDGCTKPDRTIQLYAVELPKDGTQVRLGYGLTPETASYPGPLMEMMEGECLAITLHNQVPEATLAALRTDPSHPLGVSLHVHGVKYTQDSDGTVQSGSYVPSGGSRTYTWYAQPRNNRTGAQGTAGYWWYHDHVVGGPHGTQGLSAGLFGGLVVRRPGDPKPDRTYTVVFGDRQSINLRRGTATDTCAEVNPQPGPTCLVARKGERVEFVVVGVGNDMHTFHLHGHSWADTRTGVVSNGQPFADSVPIIDNKTLGPGDSFGVSVVAGDSVGPGHWMLHCHMQFHSDAGMSTMLHVLDENGNMPPGMDHHQHTAADAAAAPAADDAAHQHD, encoded by the coding sequence GTGAGCGCCTGGCGGCTGGTCGAGGACGGGCCGGCGGCCGAGCCCGGGCCGGTGGACACCCGGCGGGAGCGCCCGCGCACCGGTGCCCGGCGGATCCTGGTCGTCGCGGCGGTCGTGCTGCTCACCCTGGTCGGCGCCGGCGGCTTCGCCGCCGCCCGCACCGGGATGTTCGCCGAACGTCCGGACGGCTGCACCAAGCCGGACCGCACCATCCAGCTGTACGCGGTGGAGCTGCCGAAGGACGGCACCCAGGTCCGGCTCGGCTACGGCCTCACCCCCGAGACCGCCTCCTACCCGGGCCCGCTGATGGAGATGATGGAGGGCGAGTGCCTCGCCATCACCCTGCACAACCAGGTGCCCGAGGCGACGCTGGCGGCGCTGCGGACCGACCCGAGCCACCCGCTGGGTGTCTCCCTGCACGTGCACGGGGTCAAGTACACCCAGGACTCCGACGGCACGGTGCAGAGCGGGTCGTACGTCCCGTCGGGCGGCTCCCGCACCTACACCTGGTACGCCCAGCCGCGGAACAACCGGACCGGGGCGCAGGGCACCGCCGGGTACTGGTGGTACCACGACCATGTGGTGGGTGGCCCGCACGGCACCCAGGGGCTCTCCGCCGGCCTCTTCGGCGGCCTGGTGGTCCGCCGCCCCGGCGACCCGAAGCCGGACCGCACCTACACCGTGGTCTTCGGTGACCGGCAGAGCATCAACCTGCGCCGTGGCACCGCGACTGACACCTGCGCGGAGGTGAACCCGCAGCCCGGCCCGACCTGCCTGGTCGCCCGCAAGGGGGAGCGGGTGGAGTTCGTCGTGGTCGGCGTCGGCAACGACATGCACACCTTCCACCTGCACGGGCACTCCTGGGCGGACACCCGCACCGGGGTGGTGAGCAACGGACAGCCGTTCGCCGACTCCGTGCCGATCATCGACAACAAGACGCTCGGCCCGGGCGACTCCTTCGGCGTCAGCGTGGTCGCCGGCGACTCGGTCGGGCCGGGCCACTGGATGCTGCACTGCCACATGCAGTTCCACTCCGACGCCGGGATGTCGACGATGCTGCACGTCCTGGACGAGAACGGGAACATGCCGCCCGGCATGGACCACCACCAGCACACCGCCGCCGACGCCGCCGCGGCGCCCGCCGCCGACGACGCCGCCCACCAGCACGACTGA
- a CDS encoding sugar phosphate isomerase/epimerase family protein, producing MARNRIDRRTLLRGLAGSTVAVSAASLAGALPAGAEQGGQGKLIPQGHVGIQLYSVRDKIAQVGFAAVFEELSRIGYREVEFAGYTQGSVGAITPEQIRQLLDDNGLKAAGSHRGLRDFRTNLAWELDVAEILGMPAIGTAEAPTGNRTIAGYQAAAAEFNAWGEAATARGLKLYQHNHTVEFAFATDRPDVRLYDLFLELTDPRYVFLEMDILWAYGGARKYPGFRPVEYVNAHPHRYPLFHVKDGVPLPDPQQGNSYADVEFGAGVIPFADFFGELTGRGRFEFLWEQDSAPGAQPNPPGSLGAAERSYQRMVELRGAR from the coding sequence ATGGCAAGGAACAGGATCGACCGCCGGACCCTGCTGAGGGGCCTCGCCGGCTCCACGGTGGCGGTCAGCGCGGCCAGCCTGGCCGGCGCGCTGCCGGCCGGGGCTGAGCAGGGGGGTCAGGGCAAGCTCATCCCGCAGGGACATGTGGGCATCCAGCTCTACAGCGTCCGCGACAAGATCGCCCAGGTCGGCTTCGCCGCCGTCTTCGAGGAGCTGTCCCGGATCGGCTACCGGGAGGTGGAGTTCGCTGGCTACACCCAGGGTTCGGTCGGCGCCATCACCCCGGAGCAGATCCGCCAACTGCTCGATGACAACGGGCTGAAGGCGGCCGGCAGCCACCGGGGGCTGCGCGACTTCCGCACCAACCTGGCGTGGGAGCTCGACGTCGCGGAGATCCTCGGCATGCCGGCGATCGGCACCGCGGAGGCGCCCACCGGCAACCGGACCATCGCCGGCTACCAGGCGGCCGCCGCCGAGTTCAACGCCTGGGGCGAAGCGGCCACCGCCCGGGGCCTCAAGCTCTACCAGCACAACCACACCGTCGAGTTCGCCTTCGCGACGGACCGTCCCGACGTGCGGCTGTACGACCTCTTCCTGGAGCTCACCGATCCCCGGTACGTCTTCCTCGAGATGGACATCCTGTGGGCGTACGGCGGGGCGCGGAAGTACCCGGGCTTCCGCCCGGTCGAGTACGTCAACGCCCACCCGCACCGCTACCCGCTCTTCCACGTCAAGGACGGCGTCCCGCTGCCCGACCCGCAGCAGGGCAACTCCTACGCCGACGTGGAGTTCGGCGCGGGCGTGATCCCGTTCGCCGACTTCTTCGGCGAGCTGACCGGCCGGGGGCGCTTCGAGTTCCTCTGGGAGCAGGACTCCGCGCCCGGGGCCCAGCCCAACCCGCCCGGATCCCTCGGTGCCGCCGAGCGCAGCTACCAGCGCATGGTCGAGCTGCGGGGTGCCCGGTGA
- a CDS encoding OmpL47-type beta-barrel domain-containing protein: MNSHPPRDRRPVRRLRRSVAALATLALLLTTGLPSSPANARPTDPERSAPAAATTPLQAQVLTWTAGDNFLAYRSAPTTAVAGPATLVFENSAATGNTTGMQHTLTFETGDPRYNSDVDVNVLADPTDANGGRWTMDVVLSPGTYRYFCSIPGHGGMTGLLVVSGGGSDTTAPTVTAAVTGEKDANGAYVGSATVTLTATDSGSGVDRVEYALDGGAYGTYSAPVTVNQPGQHTVSYRATDKAGNTSSPQQVSFTVVEPPPTDTTPPTVTAAVSGQRDTNGAYVGSATVTLTAADSESGVDRVEYSLDGGAYAGYAAPVTVNQPGQHTVSYRATDKAGNTSSPQQVSFTVVEPPPADTTPPTVTAAVTGQKDANGAYVGSAAVTLTASDSGSGVDRVEYSLDGQPYAAYATPVAVNQPGQHTVSYRATDKAGNTSSPQQVSFTVVEPTPADTTPPTVTASVTGQRDTNGAYVGSATVTLSASDTQSGVDRVEYALDGGAYTGYAAPVTVTQPGQHTVSYRATDKAGNTSSPQQVSFTVVEPTPADTTPPTVTSAVTGQRDANGAYVGGATVTLTASDSGSGVDRVEYSLDGQPYAAYTAPVTVNQVGQHAVSYRATDKAGNTSSPQQVSFTVVDPPAPDTTPPTVTAALSGQLDDDGAYVGSATVTLSAADSGSGVDRVEYSLDGQPYARYAAPVTVDQPGQHTVSYRATDKAGNTSGTASVAFTVVASGPQPECVRDTRPTVWLGTVDSGVPNRVVQGDCTINDVIQEERDWANHGEFVSYVSAIAEHLHHLGIVTHSEHGKLVSAAGRSGVGKPAGKDGYQPILDATAASFGRWQQVGAGGFARNADGSITSKAVPGLGMLWYPVAAYGDFSLKLQWRDDAPGDGRANSGVFVRFPDVRQHPTESRPEWVAIKYGHELQILDRSDGDQYKSGSVYGFDRVDLAGAGVTPKGTWNDYEIRVVGQHYSIFRNGKLINEYVNKPDAVFSPPRADDPGGAGRQSATGYVGLQNHGTGDVISFRNVRIAPLTACCSGGSNTCC; the protein is encoded by the coding sequence ATGAACTCACATCCACCGCGGGACCGGCGCCCGGTGCGCCGGCTCCGGAGATCGGTGGCCGCCCTCGCCACGCTGGCGCTGCTGCTGACCACCGGCCTCCCCTCGTCCCCGGCGAACGCGCGGCCGACCGACCCGGAACGGTCGGCCCCGGCTGCCGCCACGACGCCGCTACAGGCCCAGGTGCTCACCTGGACGGCGGGCGACAACTTCCTCGCCTACCGGTCCGCACCCACCACCGCCGTCGCCGGTCCGGCCACCCTGGTCTTCGAGAACAGCGCGGCCACCGGCAACACCACGGGGATGCAGCACACCCTGACCTTCGAGACCGGCGACCCGCGGTACAACAGCGACGTCGACGTCAACGTCCTCGCCGATCCGACGGACGCCAACGGGGGCCGCTGGACCATGGACGTGGTGCTCTCCCCGGGCACCTACCGCTACTTCTGCTCCATCCCCGGCCACGGCGGCATGACCGGCCTGCTGGTGGTCAGCGGCGGTGGCTCGGACACCACGGCCCCGACCGTCACCGCCGCGGTGACCGGCGAGAAGGACGCGAACGGCGCGTACGTCGGCAGCGCCACCGTCACGCTGACCGCCACGGACAGCGGCTCCGGCGTCGACCGGGTCGAGTACGCCCTGGACGGCGGCGCCTACGGCACCTACTCGGCGCCGGTGACGGTGAACCAGCCGGGTCAGCACACGGTGAGCTACCGGGCCACCGACAAGGCTGGGAACACCTCGTCGCCGCAGCAGGTGTCGTTCACGGTGGTCGAACCGCCGCCCACCGACACCACCCCGCCGACGGTGACCGCCGCGGTCAGCGGCCAGCGCGACACCAACGGCGCGTACGTGGGCAGCGCGACCGTCACCCTCACCGCCGCCGACAGCGAGTCGGGTGTGGACCGGGTCGAGTACTCGCTCGACGGCGGTGCCTACGCCGGCTACGCCGCGCCGGTGACGGTGAACCAGCCGGGTCAGCACACGGTGAGCTACCGGGCCACCGACAAGGCGGGCAACACCTCGTCGCCGCAGCAGGTGTCGTTCACGGTGGTCGAACCGCCGCCGGCCGACACCACCCCGCCGACCGTGACCGCGGCGGTGACCGGCCAGAAGGACGCCAACGGCGCCTACGTCGGCAGCGCGGCGGTCACCCTGACCGCGTCGGACAGCGGGTCGGGTGTGGACCGGGTGGAGTACTCCCTCGACGGGCAGCCCTACGCCGCCTACGCCACCCCGGTCGCGGTGAACCAGCCGGGCCAGCACACGGTGAGCTACCGGGCCACCGACAAGGCCGGCAACACGTCCTCGCCGCAGCAGGTGTCGTTCACCGTGGTGGAGCCGACCCCGGCCGACACCACCCCGCCCACGGTCACCGCCTCGGTGACCGGCCAGCGGGACACCAACGGCGCGTACGTGGGCAGCGCGACGGTCACCCTGTCGGCCAGCGACACCCAGTCCGGTGTGGACCGGGTCGAGTACGCCCTCGACGGCGGCGCCTACACCGGCTACGCCGCGCCGGTCACGGTGACCCAGCCGGGGCAGCACACGGTGAGCTACCGGGCCACCGACAAGGCCGGCAACACCTCGTCGCCGCAGCAGGTGTCGTTCACCGTGGTGGAGCCCACTCCGGCCGACACCACCCCGCCGACCGTGACGTCGGCGGTCACCGGCCAGCGGGACGCCAACGGCGCCTACGTCGGCGGCGCCACCGTCACGCTGACCGCGTCGGACAGCGGGTCGGGCGTGGACCGGGTGGAGTACTCCCTCGACGGGCAGCCCTACGCCGCCTACACCGCCCCGGTCACCGTCAACCAGGTCGGCCAGCACGCGGTGAGCTACCGGGCGACCGACAAGGCCGGCAACACCTCGTCGCCGCAGCAGGTGTCGTTCACCGTGGTCGACCCGCCCGCCCCGGACACCACCCCGCCGACCGTCACCGCCGCCCTCTCCGGGCAGCTCGACGACGACGGCGCGTACGTCGGCAGCGCGACCGTGACCCTGTCCGCGGCGGACAGCGGGTCGGGCGTGGACCGCGTCGAGTATTCCCTCGACGGCCAGCCGTACGCCCGCTACGCCGCCCCGGTCACCGTCGACCAGCCGGGGCAGCACACGGTGAGCTACCGGGCCACCGACAAGGCCGGCAACACCTCCGGCACCGCCTCGGTCGCCTTCACGGTGGTCGCCAGCGGACCGCAGCCCGAGTGCGTCCGGGACACCCGGCCCACCGTCTGGCTCGGCACCGTCGACAGCGGCGTGCCCAACCGGGTGGTCCAGGGCGACTGCACGATCAACGACGTCATCCAGGAGGAGCGGGACTGGGCCAATCACGGGGAGTTCGTCTCGTACGTGAGCGCGATCGCCGAGCACCTGCACCACCTGGGCATCGTCACCCACTCCGAGCACGGCAAGCTGGTCAGCGCCGCCGGCCGCTCCGGCGTCGGCAAGCCGGCGGGCAAGGACGGCTACCAGCCGATCCTCGACGCCACGGCCGCCTCGTTCGGCCGCTGGCAGCAGGTCGGCGCCGGCGGGTTCGCCCGCAACGCCGACGGGTCGATCACCAGCAAGGCCGTGCCGGGGCTGGGCATGCTCTGGTACCCGGTCGCCGCGTACGGTGACTTCTCCCTCAAGCTGCAGTGGCGCGACGACGCCCCCGGCGACGGCCGGGCCAACAGCGGGGTCTTCGTCCGCTTCCCGGACGTCCGCCAGCACCCGACGGAGTCCCGCCCCGAGTGGGTCGCCATCAAGTACGGCCACGAACTCCAGATCCTCGACCGGAGCGACGGCGACCAGTACAAGAGCGGCTCGGTGTACGGCTTCGACCGGGTCGACCTGGCCGGCGCCGGCGTGACCCCGAAGGGCACCTGGAACGACTACGAGATCCGCGTGGTCGGCCAGCACTACTCGATCTTCCGCAACGGAAAGCTGATCAACGAGTACGTCAACAAGCCCGACGCCGTCTTCAGCCCGCCCCGGGCGGACGACCCGGGCGGCGCCGGGCGGCAGAGCGCGACCGGCTACGTCGGCCTGCAGAACCACGGGACCGGTGACGTCATCAGCTTCCGGAACGTGCGGATCGCCCCGCTGACCGCCTGCTGTTCCGGCGGCTCGAACACCTGCTGCTGA
- a CDS encoding M4 family metallopeptidase, whose product MKLSPRLAALSGAAAAGLIAAGTAAAVQAAPPSPGPDAAQARANAARSASALVATRPAYLHTSADEAFVQKQVISSEGTQYVAYDRTYRGLPVTGGDFVLATDGAGNLKYASVAQQQAIGNLATTPTLTSAAAEQTARAQLKTVSTVEGTNLVVYTLGAKPALAWETTVRGTAADGPSRLTVDVDAVSGKVLRTQEHVMRGSGTGAWNGPVTLTTTLSGSTYSMKDPSHTTLVCQDAATNTTFSGSDDVWGNGTATNKETGCVDAFFGAQTEGKMLSAWLGRNGADGNGGYWPIRVGLNDQNAYYDGTQVQIGKNTAGGWIGSMDVVAHEIGHGIDDHTPGGISGSGTQEFVADTFGAATEWYANEPSTYDAPDFLVGEKVNLVGSGPIRNMYNPSALGDPNCYSSSIPSTEVHAAAGPGNHWFYLLAMGSNPTNGQPTSPTCNGSTVTGLGIQKAIKIMYNAMLLKTTSSSYLKYRTWTLQAAKNLYGSTGCTEFNTVKAAWDAVSVPAQSGDPTCSGSTTPPPTGSCSGQKLANPGFESGNVSWSATSGVITTDSGQAAHGGSWKAWLDGYGTTHTDTLSQSVAIPSGCRATLTFWLHIDTAESTTTTAYDKLTVKAGSTTLATYSNLNRNTGYVQKSFDISSLAGTTVSISFSGVEDSSLQTSFVVDDTAVTLS is encoded by the coding sequence TTGAAGCTCTCACCCCGCCTCGCCGCGCTCTCCGGCGCGGCCGCGGCCGGCCTGATCGCCGCCGGCACCGCCGCGGCCGTGCAGGCCGCGCCGCCCAGTCCCGGTCCCGACGCCGCCCAGGCCCGCGCCAACGCCGCCAGGTCGGCCAGCGCCCTGGTCGCCACCCGCCCCGCCTACCTGCACACCAGCGCCGACGAGGCGTTCGTGCAGAAGCAGGTCATCTCGTCCGAGGGCACCCAGTACGTCGCCTACGACCGCACCTACAGGGGGCTGCCGGTCACCGGCGGCGACTTCGTGCTGGCCACCGACGGGGCCGGCAACCTGAAGTACGCCTCCGTCGCGCAGCAGCAGGCCATCGGCAACCTCGCCACCACGCCGACGCTGACCTCCGCCGCCGCCGAACAGACCGCCCGCGCCCAGCTCAAGACCGTCAGCACCGTCGAGGGCACCAACCTGGTGGTCTACACCCTCGGCGCCAAGCCGGCGCTGGCCTGGGAGACCACCGTCCGCGGCACCGCCGCCGACGGCCCGAGCCGGCTCACCGTCGACGTGGACGCCGTCAGCGGCAAGGTCCTGCGGACGCAGGAACACGTCATGCGCGGCAGCGGCACCGGTGCCTGGAACGGTCCGGTCACCCTGACCACCACGCTGTCGGGCAGCACGTACTCCATGAAGGACCCGAGCCACACCACCCTGGTCTGCCAGGACGCGGCCACCAACACCACGTTCAGCGGCTCGGACGACGTCTGGGGCAACGGCACCGCCACCAACAAGGAGACCGGCTGCGTCGACGCGTTCTTCGGCGCGCAGACCGAGGGCAAGATGCTCTCGGCCTGGCTCGGCCGCAACGGCGCCGACGGCAACGGCGGCTACTGGCCGATCCGGGTCGGTCTGAACGACCAGAACGCCTACTACGACGGCACCCAGGTCCAGATCGGCAAGAACACCGCCGGCGGCTGGATCGGCTCGATGGACGTGGTCGCGCACGAGATCGGCCACGGCATCGACGACCACACCCCGGGCGGCATCTCCGGCAGCGGCACCCAGGAATTCGTCGCCGACACCTTCGGCGCGGCCACCGAGTGGTACGCCAACGAGCCGTCCACCTACGACGCCCCCGACTTCCTGGTCGGCGAGAAGGTCAACCTGGTGGGCAGCGGCCCGATCCGCAACATGTACAACCCGTCGGCGCTGGGCGACCCGAACTGCTACTCCAGCAGCATCCCGAGCACCGAGGTGCACGCCGCGGCCGGCCCCGGCAACCACTGGTTCTACCTGCTGGCCATGGGCAGCAACCCGACCAACGGCCAGCCGACCAGCCCGACCTGCAACGGCAGCACCGTGACCGGCCTCGGCATCCAGAAGGCCATCAAGATCATGTACAACGCGATGCTGCTGAAGACGACCTCGTCGTCGTACCTGAAGTACCGCACCTGGACGCTGCAGGCCGCGAAGAACCTCTACGGCAGCACCGGCTGCACCGAGTTCAACACCGTCAAGGCCGCCTGGGACGCGGTCAGCGTGCCGGCCCAGTCCGGTGACCCGACCTGCTCCGGCAGCACCACCCCGCCGCCGACCGGTTCCTGCTCCGGCCAGAAGCTGGCCAACCCGGGCTTCGAGTCGGGCAACGTGAGCTGGAGCGCCACCTCCGGCGTCATCACCACCGACAGCGGCCAGGCCGCGCACGGCGGCTCGTGGAAGGCGTGGCTGGACGGCTACGGCACCACCCACACCGACACCCTGTCCCAGTCGGTGGCGATCCCGTCCGGCTGCCGGGCGACGTTGACGTTCTGGCTCCACATCGACACCGCGGAGTCGACCACCACCACCGCCTACGACAAGCTGACCGTCAAGGCGGGCAGCACCACCCTGGCCACCTACTCCAACCTCAACCGGAACACCGGCTACGTGCAGAAGTCCTTCGACATCTCGTCGCTGGCCGGCACCACCGTGAGCATCTCGTTCAGCGGCGTGGAGGACAGCTCCCTGCAGACCTCCTTCGTCGTCGACGACACGGCGGTCACCCTGTCCTGA